The following are encoded together in the Paludisphaera mucosa genome:
- the arsM gene encoding arsenite methyltransferase has protein sequence MSKSIEAVVREKYGAIGAGGLSSDHDGVRGVAEAFGYTAEELASIPAEANMGLSCGNPTATANLRPGEVVVDLGSGGGLDVFLAAKKVGPTGRAIGIDMTPEMLERARAGAARMGLANVEFHQATIDALPLPDASVDCVISNCVINLATDKPAVFREIFRVLKPGGRVAVSDIALKRPLPPEIADDVMAYVGCIAGAVSIEEYVAGLRAAGFRDVAVIDAGKDLNAYAQVEGQAGCCAPPTPTTGLDVVEASCCTPAAAGNDVHGGFVELVGKYDLNAFAASVKVYAVKP, from the coding sequence ATGAGCAAGTCGATCGAGGCGGTGGTGCGGGAGAAGTACGGGGCGATCGGCGCGGGCGGGCTGTCGAGCGACCACGACGGGGTCCGGGGCGTGGCCGAGGCCTTCGGCTACACGGCCGAGGAGCTGGCGTCGATCCCGGCCGAGGCGAACATGGGCCTGTCGTGCGGCAACCCGACGGCCACGGCCAACCTGCGGCCGGGCGAGGTCGTCGTCGACCTGGGCTCCGGCGGCGGGCTCGACGTCTTCCTCGCCGCCAAGAAGGTCGGGCCGACGGGCCGGGCGATCGGGATCGACATGACGCCCGAGATGCTGGAGCGGGCCCGCGCCGGGGCCGCGCGGATGGGCCTGGCGAACGTCGAGTTCCACCAGGCGACGATCGACGCGCTGCCGCTGCCGGACGCCTCGGTCGACTGCGTGATCTCCAACTGCGTCATCAACCTGGCGACCGACAAGCCGGCCGTCTTCCGCGAGATCTTCCGCGTGCTGAAGCCCGGCGGCCGGGTCGCGGTCTCGGACATCGCGCTCAAGCGGCCGCTGCCGCCCGAGATCGCCGACGACGTGATGGCGTACGTCGGCTGCATCGCCGGGGCCGTGTCGATCGAGGAGTACGTCGCCGGCCTGCGGGCGGCCGGCTTCCGCGACGTCGCGGTGATCGACGCCGGCAAGGACCTCAACGCCTACGCCCAGGTCGAAGGCCAGGCGGGCTGCTGCGCCCCGCCGACCCCGACGACGGGGCTCGACGTGGTCGAAGCCTCGTGCTGTACGCCTGCGGCCGCCGGCAACGACGTCCACGGCGGCTTCGTCGAGTTGGTGGGGAAGTACGACCTCAACGCGTTCGCGGCGAGCGTGAAGGTCTATGCCGTCAAGCCTTGA
- a CDS encoding ArsR/SmtB family transcription factor: MAKRSIEVLNDACSTRPALEERPLLSFVEAVKVMALFKMLSNDTRIRMLHHLVRSGESTVTDLARTLAMKPQAVSNQLQRLSDTGVVASRRDGNNVFYRVANGCVAPLLDRALCLMEDER, translated from the coding sequence ATGGCGAAGCGATCGATCGAGGTCCTGAACGACGCGTGCTCGACCCGGCCGGCGCTGGAGGAACGGCCGCTGCTGTCGTTCGTCGAGGCCGTGAAGGTGATGGCGCTGTTCAAGATGCTGTCGAACGACACGCGCATCCGGATGCTGCACCACCTGGTGCGCAGCGGCGAGTCGACGGTGACGGACCTGGCCCGGACGCTGGCGATGAAGCCGCAGGCGGTCTCGAACCAGCTGCAGCGGCTCTCCGACACGGGGGTCGTGGCGTCGCGGCGGGACGGCAACAACGTGTTCTACCGCGTGGCGAACGGATGCGTCGCGCCCCTGCTGGATCGGGCCCTGTGCCTGATGGAGGACGAGCGATGA
- a CDS encoding glycoside hydrolase family 10 protein gives MSIAALLACCALSASPPQAAAARPAPPPIPREFRAAWVATVANIDWPSKPGLPSGVQQEEARAILDRLAASHFNAVIFQVRPAADALYDSKLEPWSYYLSGVQGQAPEPYYDPLTFWVDEAHARGLQLHAWFNPFRAKQANAKYEAAASHVSKAHPERVRAYGDLLWMDPGEPSARAQTLEVVLDVVRRYDVDGIHLDDYFYPYPVADPATKAEIDFPDDASWGREHPGGDPAARADWRRDNMSRLIRGLYEEIKRAKPHVLFGISPFGIPRPGKPAGVVGFDQYAKLYADTETWLASGWVDYWTPQLYWKIDAPGQPFRPLLDYWIAINAKGRHVWPGLSVSRVGRQPGQGYEPEEILNQIKIIREAPGDDGVVLFSMKPVLQDRRGIAATLAEGLFREPALVPASPWLGDRAPAAPGLPIRPTPGEPTAWWAVQSRKGDAWTTRIQTSSRPLDAPNDADEIVVTPVSRTGVAGPNVTLEPARAGR, from the coding sequence GTGTCGATCGCCGCCTTGCTGGCCTGTTGCGCCCTCTCCGCGTCTCCCCCGCAGGCCGCCGCGGCCCGGCCGGCCCCGCCGCCCATCCCCCGCGAGTTCCGCGCGGCGTGGGTGGCGACGGTGGCCAACATCGACTGGCCGAGCAAGCCGGGCCTGCCGTCGGGCGTGCAGCAGGAGGAGGCCCGGGCGATCCTCGACCGCCTGGCGGCGTCGCACTTCAACGCGGTGATCTTCCAGGTCCGCCCCGCGGCCGACGCGCTCTACGACTCGAAGCTCGAGCCCTGGTCGTACTACCTGAGCGGCGTGCAGGGACAGGCCCCCGAGCCCTACTACGACCCCCTGACGTTCTGGGTCGACGAGGCCCACGCCCGCGGGCTCCAGCTCCACGCCTGGTTCAACCCCTTCCGCGCGAAGCAGGCGAACGCGAAGTACGAGGCCGCCGCGTCGCACGTCTCGAAGGCCCATCCCGAGCGGGTGCGGGCGTACGGCGACCTCTTGTGGATGGACCCCGGCGAGCCCTCGGCGCGGGCGCAGACGCTCGAAGTGGTGCTGGACGTCGTCCGTCGCTACGACGTCGACGGCATCCACCTCGACGACTACTTCTACCCCTATCCCGTCGCCGACCCGGCGACCAAGGCCGAGATCGACTTCCCCGACGACGCGAGCTGGGGCCGCGAGCATCCCGGCGGCGACCCCGCCGCCCGCGCCGACTGGCGACGCGACAACATGAGCCGGCTGATCCGCGGCCTCTACGAGGAGATCAAGCGGGCCAAGCCCCACGTCCTCTTCGGGATCAGCCCGTTCGGCATCCCCCGCCCGGGCAAGCCGGCCGGCGTCGTCGGCTTCGACCAGTACGCCAAGCTCTACGCCGACACCGAGACCTGGCTGGCCTCGGGCTGGGTCGACTACTGGACGCCCCAGCTCTACTGGAAGATCGACGCCCCCGGCCAGCCCTTCCGGCCGTTACTGGACTACTGGATCGCGATCAACGCCAAGGGCCGCCACGTCTGGCCCGGCCTGAGCGTCAGCCGGGTCGGCCGCCAGCCGGGTCAGGGCTACGAGCCCGAAGAGATCCTCAACCAGATCAAGATCATCCGCGAGGCACCCGGCGACGACGGCGTCGTCCTGTTCAGCATGAAACCCGTGCTCCAGGACCGCCGGGGGATCGCCGCGACGCTCGCCGAGGGCCTCTTCCGCGAGCCAGCCCTGGTCCCCGCGTCCCCCTGGCTCGGCGACAGGGCCCCCGCCGCCCCCGGCCTCCCGATCCGTCCGACCCCCGGCGAGCCGACCGCCTGGTGGGCCGTGCAATCCCGCAAAGGCGACGCCTGGACGACCCGGATCCAGACCTCCTCCCGACCTTTGGACGCCCCGAACGACGCCGACGAGATCGTCGTCACCCCCGTGAGCCGCACCGGCGTCGCCGGCCCGAACGTCACGCTGGAACCCGCCAGGGCGGGACGCTGA
- a CDS encoding aldose 1-epimerase, whose product MGFRVDVEKRDGRDVYTMRDDVSGASASVLPSYGFNLFDLRLPVAGEVRPVIVSDPTFAEAPSRAGGNGTPILFPFPNRIRGGAFQFEDKRYVIPTNNGGNAIHGFAIDVPWDVVEHKATPNGAVVEGRFQLSVHAPGHIDHWPTDAVLYVRYTLAGRTLTMTSTVSNPTAVDLPYGFGIHPYFRLPFAPGGDLAKTKIILPASKYWPLKDFLPTGAVSEISDRLDFRKGKAIEGLMLDDVLTALEHVDGAGTCRLLDLEKNGEFQLGFDDAFRELVVYTPPGKHDVIAIEPYTQATDAINLQPRGFDAGLRVLGHGEEQVLTLTMRTVG is encoded by the coding sequence GTGGGGTTTCGCGTCGATGTGGAAAAGCGGGACGGTCGGGACGTCTACACCATGCGGGACGACGTATCCGGGGCCTCGGCCTCGGTCTTGCCCTCGTACGGCTTCAACCTGTTCGACCTCCGGCTGCCGGTCGCGGGCGAGGTCCGGCCGGTGATCGTGTCGGATCCGACCTTCGCCGAGGCCCCCAGCCGCGCCGGGGGGAACGGCACGCCGATCCTCTTCCCGTTCCCGAACCGGATCCGCGGGGGCGCCTTCCAGTTCGAGGACAAGCGGTACGTCATCCCCACGAACAACGGGGGCAACGCCATCCACGGCTTCGCGATCGACGTCCCCTGGGACGTCGTCGAGCACAAGGCGACGCCCAACGGCGCGGTGGTGGAAGGCCGGTTCCAGCTCTCGGTCCACGCGCCCGGGCACATCGACCACTGGCCGACCGACGCCGTCCTCTACGTGCGTTACACGCTGGCGGGCCGCACGCTGACGATGACGTCGACCGTCTCCAACCCGACGGCCGTCGACCTGCCCTACGGCTTCGGCATCCACCCCTATTTCCGGCTGCCGTTCGCGCCCGGCGGCGACCTGGCGAAGACCAAGATCATCCTCCCGGCCTCGAAGTACTGGCCCTTGAAAGACTTCCTGCCGACGGGCGCGGTCTCCGAGATCTCCGACCGCCTCGACTTCCGCAAGGGGAAGGCGATCGAGGGGCTGATGCTCGACGACGTTTTGACGGCCCTCGAGCACGTCGACGGCGCGGGGACCTGCCGGCTGCTGGACCTGGAGAAGAACGGCGAGTTCCAGCTCGGCTTCGACGACGCCTTCCGCGAGCTGGTGGTCTACACGCCGCCGGGCAAGCACGACGTGATCGCGATCGAGCCCTACACCCAGGCGACCGACGCGATCAACCTCCAGCCCCGGGGTTTCGACGCCGGCCTGCGCGTGCTCGGCCACGGCGAGGAGCAGGTGCTCACGCTGACCATGCGCACCGTCGGCTGA